A portion of the Marinobacter alexandrii genome contains these proteins:
- a CDS encoding LysM peptidoglycan-binding domain-containing protein, with product MTRKWFLLGIMFISLAGESQEFHLTEVMPDNSYDEIADRMSCIENEVPLVFNERVKAFVDYFSIKDREYTKNIIQKKELYFPLFSETLALHGMPDELKYLAIVESGLRPNAISRANAVGLWQFISSTGRSYGLHSNWYVDDRMDPVEATDAAARYLKDLYRMFGRWDLALAAYNCGPGNVRKAIRRSGYKKDFWEVYRYLPRETRSYVPQFVAITYLFNHLGEHGFREEPEYFNPELDTIMISQYFHLETFCNQIGQCVDDVLKWNPQIKRGALPEGTKNFALKIPSDWKESIVTNRVTLYDTASKVGQKHLDYLARNTPGSTYGRERLYYRVRSGDVLGTIARQYGVRVSDIRSWNRLRGNLIRVGQRLSIWVLPTYSASTKKLYVSSSTSAKKTPSPIKPLNTDSGKLYTVKSGDSLWSISRSQNTSIEKLKKVNQLRSNTIKPGQSLVIPN from the coding sequence ATGACACGAAAATGGTTCCTTTTAGGAATTATGTTCATTTCATTGGCAGGGGAAAGTCAGGAATTTCACCTCACTGAAGTGATGCCTGATAATTCGTATGATGAGATTGCTGATCGGATGAGCTGCATTGAAAATGAAGTTCCCTTAGTCTTCAATGAACGAGTAAAAGCTTTTGTTGACTATTTCTCTATAAAAGACCGGGAATACACCAAAAACATTATTCAAAAGAAAGAGCTTTACTTTCCTCTGTTTTCCGAAACACTAGCTCTACATGGCATGCCGGATGAGTTAAAATATCTTGCAATAGTTGAGTCTGGGCTAAGGCCAAATGCAATTTCCAGAGCCAATGCAGTCGGTTTATGGCAATTCATTTCCTCAACTGGTAGGTCATACGGACTTCATAGTAATTGGTATGTTGATGATCGAATGGATCCGGTAGAAGCAACTGATGCCGCAGCTAGATATTTGAAAGATCTTTATCGGATGTTTGGTCGATGGGATCTGGCACTTGCAGCATACAATTGTGGACCAGGCAATGTGAGAAAAGCAATTAGGAGAAGTGGGTACAAAAAAGACTTTTGGGAGGTCTACCGCTACCTACCTAGAGAAACAAGATCATATGTTCCGCAATTTGTAGCTATTACCTACCTATTCAATCATTTAGGAGAACATGGTTTCAGGGAAGAGCCAGAATACTTTAATCCTGAGCTGGATACAATCATGATTTCACAATATTTTCACTTGGAAACATTCTGTAACCAAATTGGCCAGTGCGTTGATGATGTGTTGAAATGGAACCCACAAATAAAGCGAGGTGCTTTACCAGAGGGAACCAAAAATTTCGCTTTAAAAATACCATCTGATTGGAAAGAGTCCATTGTCACAAATAGGGTAACACTTTACGATACCGCATCGAAAGTCGGTCAGAAACACTTAGATTATTTAGCTCGCAATACTCCTGGAAGTACATATGGAAGAGAGAGACTTTATTACAGGGTGAGAAGCGGTGATGTATTAGGTACAATCGCTCGTCAATATGGAGTTAGAGTGTCAGATATTAGATCATGGAATAGATTGAGAGGAAATTTGATAAGGGTAGGCCAAAGGCTAAGCATTTGGGTTTTACCAACATATAGTGCCAGTACTAAAAAATTATATGTGTCATCTTCAACGTCTGCTAAGAAAACTCCGTCCCCGATCAAGCCATTAAACACGGATTCAGGAAAGCTGTACACGGTAAAGTCAGGAGATTCTCTTTGGAGTATTAGCAGGAGTCAAAATACAAGTATTGAGAAGTTAAAGAAAGTAAATCAACTGCGATCCAATACAATCAAACCTGGTCAATCGCTTGTCATTCCTAACTAA
- a CDS encoding carboxypeptidase-like regulatory domain-containing protein produces MQKGLYLVSVLLTISFNGSAQLKINGQVTDENRNPIAFASVGIENTPIGTICNAEGNFELVLKGEITKPIVISHLGYESRLIGLDDFKGLKNIVLKEAIVQLQEVRVTTLNAKGMIEIAIDRIEDNYEFNPTTYTIYTSNKHFINDSPAYIMESIAEMYRDRLKVDKIKRETSFKGI; encoded by the coding sequence ATGCAAAAAGGACTCTATCTAGTTTCTGTATTGCTTACCATTTCTTTCAATGGGTCTGCCCAACTAAAAATCAATGGTCAAGTCACTGATGAAAACAGAAATCCTATCGCTTTTGCTTCGGTTGGAATTGAAAATACTCCTATTGGAACTATTTGTAACGCTGAGGGAAATTTTGAATTAGTTCTAAAAGGGGAAATAACAAAGCCTATTGTTATTTCTCATTTAGGTTACGAATCAAGACTAATAGGATTGGATGATTTTAAAGGATTAAAAAACATTGTTTTAAAAGAAGCTATTGTCCAATTACAAGAAGTGCGCGTAACAACTCTCAATGCAAAAGGTATGATCGAAATTGCTATTGATAGAATTGAGGACAATTATGAGTTTAATCCCACGACATATACCATATATACCTCAAATAAACATTTCATAAATGACAGCCCAGCTTATATAATGGAGTCTATAGCAGAAATGTACAGAGATAGGCTTAAGGTAGACAAAATTAAGAGGGAAACCAGCTTCAAAGGAATTTAA
- a CDS encoding DUF4837 family protein encodes MYKYVLLFIAICFGCSEAAKESRRKDMLPTARGEADEIILVVDSTLWADTVGLSVELRKTFMAPMLGLPQDESLFNVSKVNPRRLNSVLKSAKNMVFVMTLDSKTSDSRVLQQFFTDQSLNQIKRDTSIFMRTQRDLFAKGQTVMFLFSSSEDLLAQKINYNRSKIREFFESSARETIKGQLFNSAQKQLSQRMKENHNVSLTIPYGWEKARDLKNFVWLRKMDAETEQSIFIYYEPYTDQGIFNEIGKFRDKITRRNLYDGENSDVYIKRQEIIPVFTERVNFDGHFAVEARGLWKISDNSRGGPFVSYTMVDEDTGLVYYIEGYVDSPGTRKKKFVRELETILSTFKTKGGLVESKDPS; translated from the coding sequence ATGTATAAATATGTACTTCTTTTTATAGCCATATGCTTTGGATGTAGCGAAGCAGCCAAAGAGAGTAGAAGAAAGGATATGCTACCTACAGCAAGAGGAGAGGCCGATGAAATCATTTTAGTGGTTGACTCCACTTTATGGGCTGACACAGTAGGTCTAAGTGTGGAATTAAGAAAGACCTTCATGGCACCAATGTTAGGATTGCCCCAAGATGAGTCATTGTTTAATGTAAGCAAAGTCAACCCTCGACGTTTGAATTCAGTTCTTAAGTCCGCAAAAAATATGGTTTTTGTAATGACATTGGATAGTAAGACTTCCGATAGTCGCGTATTACAACAGTTTTTCACCGATCAATCTCTTAATCAGATTAAAAGAGATACTTCCATTTTCATGAGAACACAAAGAGACCTATTTGCCAAAGGTCAAACTGTGATGTTTCTTTTTTCTTCCTCGGAAGATTTACTAGCTCAAAAAATCAATTACAATAGATCAAAAATTCGTGAATTTTTTGAATCATCTGCACGTGAGACGATAAAAGGACAACTATTTAATAGCGCCCAAAAACAACTTTCGCAACGCATGAAAGAAAATCATAATGTATCCCTTACTATACCATATGGATGGGAGAAAGCAAGAGATTTGAAAAATTTTGTCTGGTTAAGGAAGATGGATGCAGAAACAGAGCAAAGCATATTTATCTATTACGAACCATATACTGATCAAGGTATTTTCAATGAGATTGGAAAATTCCGAGATAAAATAACACGTAGAAACTTATACGATGGAGAAAATTCGGATGTGTATATCAAAAGACAAGAAATAATTCCAGTATTTACAGAACGTGTAAACTTTGACGGTCACTTTGCTGTGGAGGCGAGAGGCCTTTGGAAGATCAGTGATAATTCTAGAGGCGGTCCTTTTGTTAGTTACACCATGGTTGATGAAGATACTGGGTTAGTTTACTATATCGAAGGGTATGTAGATTCTCCCGGAACTAGGAAGAAGAAATTCGTAAGGGAATTAGAAACCATCCTTTCTACTTTTAAGACCAAAGGAGGTCTAGTTGAATCGAAGGACCCATCTTAA
- the gatA gene encoding Asp-tRNA(Asn)/Glu-tRNA(Gln) amidotransferase subunit GatA, with translation MKNFQSLSEIKSEISAGKLTVCQLVKHYLQNIEKKNGRLNAFLSIYSSEVLTQAQIIDKKIEKGTVGKLGGMVVGIKDVFAYENHRLQCASNILEGFESQYTATCIQRLIDEDAIVIGHQNCDEFAMGSSNENSGFGVSRNPVDEERVPGGSSGGSAVAVASDMCQVSIGSDTGGSVRQPAAFCGVIGLKPTYSRVSRYGLAAYASSFDTVGIISKSLEDAALVLEVMAGADEFDSTISNEKVPPFSAFMSGKEYKIAYLKDSIDHKGLNEVVRAETYRVIESLKEEGHQVDEVNISLQEYTLPVYYVLTAAEASSNLSRYDGVRFGIRAENQNLEEMYKVTRSEGLGVEVKRRIMTGTFVLSASYYDAYYTKAQKVRRLIRDETNRLLEEYDFIVSPTTPTTAFKIGEMSDDPMKMYLEDLYTVQANVAGIPAISIPVGVDNKGLPIGVQLMSKCFNELELLDISNQIITFKDQNR, from the coding sequence TTGAAAAATTTCCAATCACTCTCTGAAATTAAATCAGAGATTAGTGCTGGTAAACTCACCGTTTGCCAACTTGTTAAGCACTATTTGCAGAATATAGAAAAGAAAAACGGAAGGCTTAATGCCTTTCTTTCTATTTACAGTAGTGAAGTGCTAACCCAGGCACAAATCATTGACAAAAAAATAGAGAAAGGAACTGTCGGAAAGTTAGGAGGAATGGTTGTAGGCATCAAAGATGTTTTTGCATATGAAAATCATCGACTCCAATGTGCTAGCAATATCCTGGAAGGGTTTGAATCTCAGTACACTGCCACATGTATTCAGAGACTTATTGATGAAGATGCAATTGTAATTGGTCATCAAAATTGTGATGAATTTGCTATGGGGTCTTCCAATGAAAACTCTGGATTTGGAGTTTCACGCAACCCGGTAGATGAGGAAAGGGTGCCTGGAGGTTCCTCTGGGGGGTCAGCAGTTGCTGTTGCATCAGATATGTGTCAAGTCTCAATTGGATCAGATACCGGTGGTTCGGTTCGCCAACCCGCTGCATTTTGTGGTGTCATTGGTCTAAAACCTACTTATTCAAGAGTCTCAAGATATGGGCTTGCTGCATATGCGAGCTCATTTGATACCGTTGGCATTATCTCAAAGAGCCTTGAAGATGCAGCACTGGTTCTGGAAGTTATGGCTGGAGCAGATGAATTTGATAGTACAATATCCAATGAAAAAGTACCACCGTTCTCAGCATTTATGTCCGGTAAGGAATATAAAATTGCATACCTGAAAGATTCAATAGATCATAAAGGCCTAAATGAAGTTGTACGAGCAGAAACATATAGAGTAATTGAATCGCTCAAAGAAGAAGGTCACCAGGTTGATGAGGTTAATATTTCACTACAAGAGTATACACTTCCAGTATATTACGTCTTGACTGCTGCAGAAGCTAGCTCAAACTTATCGCGTTATGATGGAGTAAGGTTTGGGATACGAGCTGAAAATCAAAACTTGGAAGAAATGTACAAGGTTACACGTTCGGAAGGTCTAGGAGTGGAGGTTAAGCGAAGAATTATGACCGGAACCTTCGTATTAAGTGCCAGTTATTACGATGCATATTATACAAAGGCTCAAAAGGTGAGAAGACTTATTAGAGATGAAACTAATAGACTTTTAGAAGAATATGATTTTATTGTTTCCCCAACAACCCCAACAACAGCATTCAAGATTGGAGAAATGAGTGACGACCCAATGAAAATGTATTTAGAGGATTTGTACACTGTGCAAGCCAATGTAGCAGGTATACCTGCAATTTCTATTCCAGTTGGAGTCGACAACAAAGGGTTACCCATCGGCGTTCAATTGATGTCAAAATGCTTTAATGAGTTAGAATTGCTTGATATTTCAAATCAAATCATTACTTTCAAAGATCAAAATAGATAG
- a CDS encoding NADP-dependent malic enzyme translates to MSTTKIRPKEALEYHSNKPAGKIEVNSTKSVSSQHDLALAYSPGVAEPCKEIAENPEDVYKYTAKGNLVGVISNGTAVLGLGNIGPAASKPVMEGKGVLFKKFAGIDVFDIEVNEEDPDKFIEIVKSLEPTFGGINLEDIKAPESFKIEQTLREQMNIPIMHDDQHGTAIISSAALLNALEVVNKKIENLKIVVSGAGAAAIACTDLYVSLGAKKENILMSDSKGILNESRKGLDEIKSKYATKQKIDTLEEAFKGADMFLGLSIADVVTPDMLKSMADDPIVFALANPDPEIPYDLAMNTRKDVLMATGRSDHPNQVNNVLGFPYIFRGALDVRSTAINEEMKLAAVKAIAELAKDQVPDIVLKAYGKSSIKFGSEYLIPKPMDPRLITTISPAVAKAAIDSGVARIEIKDWKKYEDELLERVGLDQRLISRFIYRARQNPKKVVFAEADHINILKAAQMTLDSGIGTPILIGKQKIIKDLIEEHELEAIKDCDIIDPNEHPNKVEEFATEYMKMRQRKGMTMHLARKAMTSRTYFGMMMVRRGEADVLISGLSNDYPKTVLPALQIVGMEEGVSRVAGMYILNTPRGNYFFADTTVNMDPTAEELVEIIGLTHRAVRFFDYEPKIAGLSFSNFGSAKGEVPEKMSKAIRLAKEKWPDMIIDGELQANVALNRNLLEELYPFSDLNGHNVNTLVFPDLQSGNIAYKTMMEIGGAEVIGPILMGMKKSVQVLQLGSSVKEIYNMVAIAVVDASVANREGL, encoded by the coding sequence ATGAGCACAACGAAGATTAGACCCAAGGAAGCATTAGAATACCACTCAAACAAACCAGCAGGAAAAATCGAAGTGAATTCTACCAAATCGGTGAGTTCACAGCATGATTTAGCATTGGCTTATTCACCAGGGGTTGCAGAGCCTTGTAAGGAGATCGCAGAAAATCCTGAGGATGTTTATAAGTATACAGCGAAAGGAAATCTGGTAGGAGTAATATCTAATGGAACAGCGGTTCTTGGGCTTGGAAATATTGGCCCTGCAGCTTCTAAGCCTGTAATGGAAGGAAAAGGCGTGCTCTTCAAGAAATTCGCAGGTATAGACGTTTTTGATATTGAGGTCAATGAAGAAGATCCGGATAAGTTTATCGAAATTGTCAAATCCTTAGAACCAACTTTTGGCGGAATAAATCTTGAAGACATCAAAGCCCCAGAGAGCTTCAAGATAGAGCAAACACTTCGCGAACAAATGAATATTCCGATCATGCATGACGATCAGCATGGGACGGCAATCATTTCTAGTGCTGCACTACTAAACGCACTTGAGGTGGTCAATAAGAAAATTGAAAATTTGAAGATCGTTGTGAGCGGAGCTGGAGCGGCAGCTATCGCCTGTACAGACCTTTATGTATCACTAGGGGCAAAGAAGGAAAACATCCTTATGTCGGATAGTAAAGGAATCTTGAATGAGAGTAGAAAAGGACTGGACGAAATAAAATCTAAGTATGCTACAAAGCAGAAAATAGATACTCTGGAAGAGGCATTTAAAGGAGCAGATATGTTTCTAGGTCTATCCATTGCAGATGTAGTTACACCGGATATGCTGAAGTCAATGGCAGATGATCCAATAGTTTTTGCATTGGCTAATCCCGATCCTGAGATTCCTTATGACTTAGCGATGAATACTAGAAAAGATGTATTGATGGCGACAGGGCGCTCAGATCATCCTAATCAAGTGAATAACGTGCTTGGGTTTCCGTATATTTTTAGAGGAGCTTTAGATGTGAGATCCACCGCTATAAACGAGGAAATGAAGCTTGCAGCTGTAAAGGCAATTGCAGAATTGGCTAAAGATCAAGTTCCAGATATTGTACTTAAAGCTTATGGAAAATCAAGTATCAAATTCGGAAGTGAATACTTGATTCCAAAGCCAATGGATCCAAGATTGATTACGACCATTTCTCCCGCAGTGGCAAAGGCAGCAATTGATTCTGGTGTCGCAAGAATCGAAATTAAGGATTGGAAAAAATATGAAGATGAATTGCTCGAAAGGGTAGGTCTTGATCAGCGATTGATCTCAAGATTTATCTATAGAGCTCGTCAGAATCCAAAGAAAGTAGTTTTTGCAGAAGCAGATCATATCAATATTCTGAAAGCTGCTCAAATGACGTTAGACTCAGGTATTGGAACCCCCATTCTGATAGGTAAGCAAAAGATCATTAAGGATCTTATCGAGGAGCATGAGTTAGAAGCGATCAAGGACTGTGATATAATCGATCCAAACGAGCATCCCAATAAAGTAGAAGAATTCGCTACCGAATATATGAAGATGCGTCAAAGAAAAGGGATGACAATGCATTTGGCAAGAAAAGCCATGACTAGTCGAACCTACTTTGGAATGATGATGGTAAGGAGAGGAGAAGCTGACGTGTTGATTTCAGGATTGTCAAATGACTATCCAAAAACAGTTCTCCCGGCACTTCAAATAGTTGGGATGGAAGAAGGAGTGAGTCGCGTAGCTGGGATGTATATCTTAAATACCCCACGCGGTAATTACTTCTTTGCTGATACCACCGTTAATATGGATCCAACTGCTGAGGAACTAGTGGAGATTATAGGTTTAACGCATAGAGCAGTACGCTTTTTTGATTACGAACCTAAGATTGCAGGTCTATCATTTTCAAATTTTGGTTCGGCAAAAGGAGAAGTTCCGGAAAAAATGTCCAAGGCGATAAGATTAGCTAAGGAAAAATGGCCTGATATGATTATTGATGGTGAATTACAAGCTAATGTAGCATTGAACAGGAATCTGTTGGAAGAATTGTATCCTTTTAGTGACCTAAATGGTCATAACGTGAATACACTTGTTTTTCCCGATCTTCAGTCGGGAAATATTGCTTACAAGACCATGATGGAAATTGGAGGAGCCGAAGTAATAGGTCCAATTCTAATGGGTATGAAAAAATCTGTTCAGGTACTTCAGCTAGGTAGTTCAGTAAAAGAAATTTATAATATGGTGGCTATAGCTGTTGTTGATGCGAGTGTAGCAAATAGGGAAGGATTATAA
- a CDS encoding peptidoglycan DD-metalloendopeptidase family protein, translating to MKGNNLNFSLFVIFLSCLVFTGFCQQTKNQLEQEKKENLRKIAEAERILNETADEKKVTLGQLQALNQQINARESLIRSIGSEIRILDNEISDLKTVASSLQNDLKDLKEEYAEQIYSSYKANRGNSKLMFLFSASSFNQLLQRLKYLEQYADARRLQAEQIEVVTKELNEQRSKVETKRVQQQTLLNQQVRESRKLARSKKKQSELVAQLTKKERQLRKEVEARKTANRRLNTLIAKTIEDEARKSSVASTAEAASTAELTRLFESKKNNLTWPVGSGFIASKFGKQPHPVLKRITIINDGVGIQTEKGSSVKAVFDGEVTLIGTIQGKNNIVVIRHGNYLTVYARLKTINVKKGQRVRANDIIGEVYTDRDGISEIEFQVYKGTTKLNPENWLAYK from the coding sequence ATGAAAGGAAATAATCTCAATTTTTCACTATTTGTGATTTTCCTTTCATGTCTAGTCTTCACAGGTTTTTGCCAGCAGACTAAAAATCAGCTTGAACAAGAAAAGAAAGAAAATCTTCGAAAAATCGCTGAAGCGGAGAGGATACTCAATGAAACAGCAGATGAAAAGAAAGTCACTCTTGGACAGTTGCAGGCTCTTAATCAGCAGATTAATGCAAGAGAATCTTTAATAAGATCGATCGGGTCTGAAATTAGAATCTTAGACAATGAAATTTCTGACTTAAAAACTGTCGCATCCTCGCTGCAAAATGATCTTAAGGATTTAAAAGAAGAATATGCTGAGCAGATTTATTCTTCATATAAAGCGAATAGAGGGAATAGTAAATTAATGTTTCTTTTCTCTGCCAGTAGTTTTAATCAACTTTTGCAGCGCTTAAAGTATTTGGAGCAGTATGCGGATGCAAGGCGTTTACAAGCAGAGCAGATCGAAGTAGTCACAAAAGAACTAAATGAACAAAGAAGTAAGGTTGAGACAAAACGGGTTCAGCAGCAAACTCTGCTCAATCAGCAAGTACGAGAGAGCCGGAAGTTGGCTCGCTCAAAAAAGAAGCAGTCTGAGTTAGTAGCTCAATTAACAAAAAAAGAGAGGCAACTGCGTAAAGAAGTTGAAGCTCGAAAAACGGCGAATAGAAGGTTGAACACCTTAATCGCAAAGACTATTGAGGATGAGGCTAGAAAGTCTTCAGTTGCTTCAACTGCCGAAGCAGCGAGTACAGCAGAGCTGACACGTCTATTCGAATCTAAGAAAAACAACCTTACATGGCCAGTGGGATCTGGCTTCATAGCCTCTAAGTTTGGGAAACAACCTCACCCTGTTTTGAAACGGATTACCATTATTAATGATGGTGTAGGAATTCAGACAGAAAAAGGCTCGTCTGTAAAAGCAGTTTTTGATGGGGAGGTGACTTTAATTGGAACCATCCAAGGTAAAAATAATATTGTAGTTATAAGGCATGGAAATTACCTAACTGTTTATGCTCGCTTAAAAACTATCAATGTGAAAAAAGGTCAACGAGTACGCGCAAACGATATTATAGGTGAAGTGTATACTGATAGAGATGGAATTTCTGAAATAGAATTTCAGGTTTATAAAGGAACTACCAAGCTAAATCCCGAAAATTGGTTAGCGTATAAGTAA
- a CDS encoding DUF4292 domain-containing protein, whose protein sequence is MNKLVFVCLILMIALSSCNRKVGAIFGKKTNNLEVVDPQFEYMSAKAKFKFNHDGKKISATANFRIKKDSVIWISISGFGLEGARVLINTENVRILDKLKKQYYEYTFEELSNVYDFDFNFQMIQSVILGNLIEPYKKQRVEKRDNYFTYTASKGVYLFENYIGAKSMKLEKVQVFDEDTKNSISVNYSDFILVDSQVFPNEILAIIDYEAAKKPNTEISISYNKMAIENGPISFPFSVPNKYERK, encoded by the coding sequence ATGAATAAGCTAGTTTTTGTTTGTTTGATATTAATGATTGCACTTTCATCTTGCAATAGAAAAGTGGGAGCAATCTTTGGGAAGAAAACGAATAATCTAGAAGTAGTTGACCCGCAATTTGAATATATGTCTGCAAAGGCAAAATTCAAATTTAACCATGATGGAAAAAAAATTTCTGCAACAGCTAACTTTCGAATTAAGAAAGACAGTGTAATATGGATTTCCATTTCTGGTTTTGGATTAGAAGGAGCAAGAGTCTTGATCAATACTGAGAATGTTCGAATTCTTGATAAACTGAAAAAACAATACTACGAATACACTTTTGAAGAACTCTCTAACGTATATGATTTTGATTTCAATTTTCAGATGATACAATCTGTAATCCTTGGAAACCTCATCGAACCTTATAAAAAACAGAGAGTAGAAAAAAGAGATAATTATTTTACTTACACAGCATCCAAAGGAGTTTATCTTTTTGAGAACTACATTGGAGCTAAAAGTATGAAGCTTGAGAAAGTTCAAGTATTTGATGAAGATACAAAAAATTCAATTTCAGTAAATTACAGCGACTTTATCTTAGTAGATAGCCAGGTATTTCCGAATGAAATTTTGGCAATTATAGACTATGAAGCTGCAAAAAAACCGAATACGGAGATCAGCATTTCCTACAATAAAATGGCTATCGAAAATGGCCCAATCAGCTTTCCATTCTCTGTTCCAAACAAGTATGAAAGGAAATAA
- the ruvA gene encoding Holliday junction branch migration protein RuvA — protein sequence MITYLKGRLAFKDPTHLVVDVGGVGYEIKISLITYSQVKDKEDILIQTYLHVKEDSHTLFGFYEASEKKRFLDLLSINGVGPSTGLMILSSLDAKELQAAIIQEDVKTIQSVKGIGGKTAQRIILELKDKMKKEGLLDKSVEIQPRFDNTLRSEALSALTTLGINKSVAEKTVDKILKEYGTEIKLEELIKYALKRS from the coding sequence ATGATAACCTACCTAAAAGGAAGACTTGCTTTTAAAGATCCTACGCATCTTGTTGTAGATGTTGGAGGAGTAGGGTATGAGATAAAGATTAGCTTAATCACATACTCACAAGTAAAAGACAAAGAAGATATTTTAATTCAAACATATCTTCACGTTAAAGAAGATTCTCATACACTTTTTGGTTTTTATGAAGCTTCAGAGAAGAAACGTTTTCTCGACTTACTTTCCATAAATGGAGTAGGACCGAGCACAGGCCTTATGATACTTTCTTCCTTAGATGCAAAAGAACTCCAAGCTGCAATTATTCAGGAAGATGTAAAGACAATCCAGTCAGTCAAGGGAATAGGGGGGAAAACAGCACAGCGAATCATCCTGGAATTGAAGGATAAAATGAAAAAAGAAGGTTTGCTTGATAAATCTGTTGAAATTCAACCAAGATTTGATAATACACTGCGTTCTGAGGCGTTATCTGCTTTGACTACTTTGGGAATTAATAAATCAGTAGCTGAAAAAACTGTAGATAAGATTTTGAAAGAATACGGTACTGAGATTAAACTTGAAGAATTGATTAAATACGCCCTCAAGAGATCTTAA
- the tatA gene encoding twin-arginine translocase TatA/TatE family subunit — MHTSLLFAMPGWTEMIIIALFIIIFFGAKKIPEIARGMGKGIREFKDATKEIKNEINEGASDDKKA, encoded by the coding sequence ATGCATACATCATTATTATTTGCAATGCCAGGATGGACTGAGATGATTATCATCGCTCTTTTCATTATTATTTTTTTCGGAGCGAAAAAAATACCTGAGATAGCAAGAGGCATGGGAAAAGGCATCAGAGAATTCAAGGATGCAACCAAGGAAATTAAGAACGAAATTAACGAAGGAGCAAGCGACGATAAAAAGGCGTAA